A part of Acipenser ruthenus chromosome 48, fAciRut3.2 maternal haplotype, whole genome shotgun sequence genomic DNA contains:
- the tmem88b gene encoding transmembrane protein 88 b, whose protein sequence is MLECAEELGGVAVGDSGPQPVAVVLQPPSAVVVPPPYSAAEGPEPPLELRGSLDCWACSVLITAQNLLIAVINASLAGLVFGAVLAPASIMVTFGFLCHSKVKPVGAAPYCSELLNDSGCTALVVVGFLLVTPLLVLALAAYCRMARHLQVGLCFIPYSRAVYKNLPATRHHGLGFCCRQVGGNKGSGKVWV, encoded by the exons ATGCTGGAGTGTGCTGAGGAGCTGGGGGGAGTGGCAGTGGGGGATTCGGGCCCCCAGCCCGTCGCCGTGGTGTTGCAGCCCCCCTCGGCGGTGGTGGTCCCCCCTCCCTACAGTGCGGCCGAGGGGCCAGAGCCCCCCCTGGAGCTGCGCGGCTCACTGGACTGCTGGGCGTGCTCCGTGCTCATCACCGCTCAGAACCTGCTCATCGCCGTCATCAACGCCAGCCTGGCTGGCCTGGTATTCGGAGCCGTGCTTGCGCCCGCCAGCATCATGGTGACGTTCGGCTTCCTCTGCCACTCCAAG GTCAAACCAGTGGGCGCTGCCCCCTACTGTTCGGAGCTGCTGAATGACAGCGGCTGCACGGCCCTCGTGGTGGTGGGGTTCCTGCTGGTCACCCCTCTGCTGGTGCTGGCTCTGGCTGCGTACTGCCGCATGGCGCGCCACCTGCAGGTGGGGTTGTGTTTCATCCCCTACAGCCGGGCGGTCTACAAGAACCTGCCCGCCACGCGCCACCACGGGCTGGGCTTCTGCTGCAGGCAGGTGGGGGGCAACAAGGGCAGTGGCAAGGTGTGGGTGTGA